One Takifugu rubripes chromosome 2, fTakRub1.2, whole genome shotgun sequence genomic region harbors:
- the erg28 gene encoding probable ergosterol biosynthetic protein 28, which yields MSRLLNVLRSWLVMVSVIAMGNTVQSFRDHSFLSEKLYTGTPEFVNGLQARTFGIWTLLSSIIRCACAIDIQNRTLYHITLWTFVLALGHFLSEAFIYKTAPLTIGVMAPLIVASFSIIGMLIGFQCLPDSQEDVETRQKKRN from the exons atgagcCGCCTCCTGAACGTCCTGCGGAGCTGGTTGGTGATGGTGTCCGTCATCGCGATGGGAAACACCGTGCAGAGTTTCAGAGATCACAGCTTTTTGTCAGAGAAACTTTACACAGGCACACCAGAATTCG TAAATGGGCTCCAAGCTCGAACATTCGGCATCTGGACGTTACTGTCATCTATCATCCGCTGTGCCTGCGCCATCGATATCCAGAATAGAAC GCTGTATCACATCACCTTATGGACCTTCGTGCTGGCATTGGGACATTTTCTGTCTGAAGCCTTCATCTACAAAACTGCTCCTCTGACTATTGGCGTCATGGCGCCACTCATAGTGGCAA gTTTCTCCATCATTGGGATGCTGATTGGATTCCAGTGTTTGCCGGACTCGCAAGAAGATGTTGAAACCCGACAGAAGAAGCGTAACTGA